The Gemmata palustris genome includes a region encoding these proteins:
- a CDS encoding DUF1501 domain-containing protein, producing the protein MRASLLHRRDLFHSIPGGIFGAALASLLGADDARAEDSAPFADLKPRKPHFVGKAKAVIHLFQNGGPSQMDLFDPKPELDRLHGKSYADKLAGEIEFVKSAGAIMRSPFKFAKHGKCGAPVSDAMPHFAGAVDDVTFIRSMHTTSITHEPAVYMIQSGKITPGRPTLGAWVTYGLGSENQNLPAYVVLDDPKGLPVNGVENWQSGFLPPMFQGTRFRSTGSPVLNLKPDTERPVPVARAESELLAKLDAMHKRDRPNQPTLDARIASYELAGRMQLEATDALDISKEPLRVQEMYGIGKEPTDSYGRRCLIARRLIERGVRFVQLYINSHIWDTHSNIAAELKSACDRTDKPTAALLRDLKDRGLLDSTLVVWGGEFGRLPIAQLPPDKDERKAGRDHNKNAFCSWMAGGGTKPGLTYGATDELGLNAVENRVSVRDWHATILHLLGMNHEQLFIEQNGLKEKLTGVEDAHVVKGILA; encoded by the coding sequence ATGCGTGCTTCACTGCTCCACAGGCGCGATCTGTTCCACAGCATCCCTGGCGGGATCTTTGGCGCTGCACTCGCATCGCTCCTCGGCGCCGATGACGCACGCGCGGAAGACTCCGCGCCGTTCGCGGACCTCAAGCCCCGGAAACCACACTTCGTGGGAAAGGCGAAGGCCGTCATTCACCTGTTCCAGAACGGCGGGCCGAGCCAGATGGACCTGTTCGACCCGAAGCCGGAACTCGACCGGCTCCACGGGAAGTCCTACGCAGACAAACTCGCGGGCGAAATCGAGTTCGTGAAGAGCGCGGGCGCGATCATGCGCAGCCCGTTCAAGTTCGCGAAGCACGGCAAGTGCGGGGCGCCGGTCTCCGACGCGATGCCGCACTTCGCCGGGGCGGTCGATGACGTTACGTTCATCCGATCGATGCACACGACGAGCATCACGCACGAGCCCGCCGTGTACATGATTCAATCGGGCAAGATCACTCCGGGTCGACCGACCCTCGGCGCCTGGGTGACTTACGGGCTCGGCAGCGAGAACCAGAACCTCCCCGCGTATGTGGTGCTCGACGACCCCAAGGGCCTGCCCGTAAACGGCGTGGAGAACTGGCAGTCCGGGTTCCTGCCGCCGATGTTCCAGGGTACGCGGTTCCGCTCGACCGGTTCGCCCGTGCTGAACCTGAAGCCCGACACCGAGCGCCCCGTGCCCGTTGCGCGGGCCGAAAGTGAGCTGCTCGCCAAGCTCGACGCGATGCACAAGCGCGACCGCCCGAACCAGCCGACGCTCGATGCGCGGATCGCCTCTTACGAACTGGCCGGGCGGATGCAGCTCGAAGCCACGGACGCGCTCGACATCTCGAAAGAACCGCTCCGCGTGCAGGAGATGTACGGCATCGGGAAGGAGCCGACGGACTCTTACGGGCGCCGGTGCCTCATCGCCCGGCGCCTGATCGAGCGCGGCGTGCGGTTCGTGCAGCTTTACATCAACAGCCACATTTGGGACACGCACAGCAACATCGCGGCCGAACTGAAGTCCGCGTGCGACCGCACCGACAAGCCCACCGCAGCGCTGCTCCGCGACCTCAAGGACCGCGGGTTGCTCGACAGCACGCTCGTGGTTTGGGGCGGCGAGTTCGGGCGGTTGCCAATCGCGCAACTTCCGCCCGACAAGGACGAACGCAAGGCCGGGCGCGATCACAACAAGAACGCCTTCTGTTCGTGGATGGCCGGCGGGGGAACGAAACCGGGCCTCACTTACGGCGCCACAGACGAACTCGGGCTCAACGCGGTGGAGAACCGCGTGAGTGTCCGTGACTGGCACGCGACCATCCTGCACCTGCTCGGAATGAACCACGAGCAGCTCTTCATCGAGCAAAACGGACTAAAGGAGAAGCTCACCGGCGTCGAGGACGCGCACGTCGTGAAGGGGATTCTGGCATGA
- a CDS encoding MFS transporter yields MGTPEPSPENLPAPVATKDATSLRDISPQQWKSGAAAWLGWMFDGLDMHLYVLVATPFVAELIMQPDPKHPDVGFYGSWIQAAFLFGWALGGAFFGRIADRIGRSRALVLTILMYAAFTGLGAAAQTWWQLMIFRFLAALGIGGEWAIGASLLSETWPKKWRPWIAAVLQSAVNIGVMIAAAAVFLMADLPPRYVFLIGVAPALIVLWIRRAVPEPEEWAGAKQAAAANLPRFSDLFRPPVRRITVLTLLVCSCALTAHWAFLFWYLQHLRNMPELAEWTAGARSELAATAMWVVIGTSIVGNFMAGALANWVRYRWAIVTLCLAYCAAMTATYGVPRDHNSLWLGFIAIGLSQGLFGLFTMYMPPLFPTLLRTTGAGFCYNFGRIAAGIGTVLFGLFAPVGDYRLALLAAGFLFIPAAAVALLLPEPPDEV; encoded by the coding sequence ATGGGAACACCAGAACCCTCCCCCGAAAACCTTCCTGCACCGGTGGCAACGAAGGACGCGACCAGCCTGCGCGACATCTCCCCGCAGCAGTGGAAGTCCGGCGCCGCCGCGTGGCTGGGCTGGATGTTCGACGGCCTCGACATGCACCTGTACGTGCTCGTGGCCACGCCGTTCGTCGCCGAACTCATCATGCAGCCGGACCCGAAGCACCCGGACGTCGGGTTCTACGGATCGTGGATCCAGGCCGCGTTCCTGTTCGGGTGGGCGCTCGGCGGCGCGTTCTTCGGCCGCATCGCGGACCGCATCGGGCGCAGCCGCGCGCTCGTCCTCACCATTCTCATGTACGCGGCGTTCACGGGCCTGGGGGCCGCGGCGCAAACGTGGTGGCAGTTGATGATCTTCCGGTTCCTCGCGGCGCTGGGCATCGGCGGCGAGTGGGCCATTGGCGCATCACTACTTTCCGAAACCTGGCCGAAGAAGTGGCGCCCGTGGATCGCGGCCGTGCTCCAAAGTGCCGTGAACATCGGGGTGATGATCGCGGCGGCGGCCGTCTTCCTGATGGCCGACCTCCCGCCGCGCTACGTGTTCCTGATCGGTGTGGCCCCCGCGCTCATTGTGTTGTGGATTCGCCGCGCGGTACCGGAACCGGAGGAGTGGGCCGGGGCGAAGCAGGCTGCAGCCGCGAACCTACCGCGGTTCTCCGACCTGTTCCGCCCGCCGGTGCGCCGAATCACCGTGCTCACGCTGCTCGTGTGCTCCTGCGCGCTCACCGCGCACTGGGCGTTCCTGTTCTGGTACCTGCAGCACCTCCGCAACATGCCCGAACTCGCCGAGTGGACCGCGGGCGCGCGGAGCGAACTGGCCGCGACCGCGATGTGGGTCGTGATCGGCACGTCGATCGTCGGGAACTTCATGGCCGGTGCGCTCGCGAACTGGGTCCGCTACCGGTGGGCCATTGTGACGCTGTGCCTCGCGTACTGCGCGGCGATGACCGCGACCTACGGTGTGCCGCGCGACCACAATTCGTTGTGGCTCGGGTTCATCGCGATCGGGTTGAGCCAGGGCTTGTTCGGGCTGTTCACGATGTACATGCCGCCTCTATTCCCGACGCTGTTGCGCACGACGGGCGCGGGCTTCTGCTACAACTTCGGCCGCATCGCGGCGGGGATCGGAACGGTGCTATTCGGGCTGTTCGCGCCGGTCGGCGACTACCGCCTCGCGCTGCTCGCGGCGGGCTTCCTGTTCATCCCCGCGGCAGCCGTCGCGCTGCTGCTGCCCGAGCCGCCGGACGAAGTTTAG
- a CDS encoding peptidyl-alpha-hydroxyglycine alpha-amidating lyase family protein — translation MSTDCREFGYAPDDQWAKLPPGFDWKEVAAVATDSRDRVFVFSRGEHPLMVFAPDGTFLEEWDATMFVRPHGITIGPDDAVYCTDDMGHTVRKFAPDGTLLFTLGTHAQPSDTGATSIDFRTIKFAGPPFHYPTNLALAPTGEFYVTDGYGNARVHKFGPDGTLLFSWGEPGSGPGQFHVPHGIAVDRDGVVHVADRENSRIQSFASTGAFISQWTDLARPSQIFIDRAGRYFVAELGYRAGMWLGTTAPTPDATGGRASVFDANRNLIARWGGGDNPTAPGDFFAPHDICVDSRGAVYVTEVAWSAGGNRGLVSPDCHALQRFGEPCPQGQRVV, via the coding sequence ATGTCCACCGATTGCCGCGAGTTCGGTTACGCGCCCGATGACCAGTGGGCGAAGCTCCCGCCCGGTTTCGACTGGAAGGAAGTGGCTGCGGTCGCGACCGATTCGCGCGACCGCGTGTTCGTGTTTAGTCGAGGCGAGCACCCGCTCATGGTGTTCGCGCCCGACGGCACGTTCCTCGAAGAGTGGGACGCGACGATGTTCGTGCGGCCGCACGGCATCACCATCGGCCCCGATGACGCCGTCTATTGCACCGACGACATGGGGCACACCGTTCGGAAGTTCGCGCCGGACGGCACGCTCCTGTTCACGCTCGGCACGCACGCCCAACCGTCCGACACCGGCGCGACCAGCATCGACTTCCGCACGATCAAGTTCGCAGGGCCGCCGTTCCACTACCCGACCAACCTCGCGCTCGCGCCCACCGGCGAGTTCTACGTCACCGACGGGTACGGTAACGCCCGCGTTCACAAGTTCGGTCCCGACGGCACGCTACTCTTCTCGTGGGGCGAACCGGGGAGCGGACCGGGCCAGTTCCATGTACCGCACGGAATCGCGGTCGATCGCGACGGTGTGGTCCACGTCGCCGATCGCGAAAACAGCCGCATCCAGTCCTTCGCGTCGACCGGCGCGTTCATCTCGCAATGGACCGACCTCGCGCGCCCGTCGCAGATCTTCATCGACCGCGCCGGACGGTACTTCGTCGCGGAACTGGGCTACCGCGCCGGGATGTGGCTCGGCACCACCGCCCCGACACCCGACGCGACCGGGGGCCGCGCGAGCGTCTTCGACGCCAACCGCAACCTGATCGCGCGCTGGGGCGGCGGGGACAACCCGACCGCGCCGGGCGACTTCTTCGCCCCGCACGACATCTGCGTGGATTCGCGCGGCGCCGTGTACGTGACGGAAGTCGCCTGGTCCGCGGGTGGCAACCGCGGGCTCGTGTCGCCGGACTGTCACGCGCTCCAGAGATTCGGTGAACCCTGCCCGCAAGGGCAGCGGGTCGTTTGA
- a CDS encoding zinc-dependent alcohol dehydrogenase gives MKAWRFHAFGDLRLDDVPEPTAAAGHVLVEPICVQPSVTEAQLAQGIPTLAYDRVKRRLETEAPLQLFGHEFCARVLEVGPGVTRVKPGDRVAARAKLPCGQCPLCLSERSTLCRKGPVIGFDLPGCFAERALIPEIALTLVDERISDSEAACLQSLSDSVAAVETAGLQVADTVVIFGQGSMGLECLQIARISGAGRIITVDVRDEALAVSRELGADHALNANAGDVVAAIRDLTEGNGADVVFECAGGSPKQGLAGNRSLLNALDAVRSGGKVIGVSWFGGPLEVNIDYLRERSLRYLFPDISTLGHLEHTVRLVASGRVRLKPTITHVLSGIGAVPRAFEITAQKGKYKAINPAQVMMRG, from the coding sequence ATGAAAGCCTGGCGATTCCACGCATTCGGCGACCTGCGCCTCGACGACGTACCCGAACCCACGGCCGCCGCGGGGCACGTCCTCGTTGAGCCGATCTGCGTGCAGCCGAGTGTCACCGAAGCGCAGCTCGCGCAGGGCATTCCCACGCTCGCCTACGATCGCGTCAAGCGGCGGCTCGAAACCGAAGCCCCGCTCCAGTTGTTCGGCCACGAGTTCTGCGCGCGGGTGCTCGAAGTCGGCCCCGGCGTGACGCGCGTGAAGCCGGGTGACCGCGTCGCGGCGCGCGCGAAACTACCGTGCGGCCAGTGTCCGCTCTGCCTCTCCGAACGCAGCACACTGTGCCGAAAGGGGCCGGTCATCGGGTTCGATCTCCCCGGGTGCTTCGCGGAACGGGCGCTCATCCCGGAAATCGCGCTGACACTCGTGGACGAGCGCATTTCCGACAGCGAAGCCGCGTGCCTGCAATCGCTGAGCGATAGCGTCGCGGCCGTCGAGACGGCCGGGCTCCAAGTGGCGGACACGGTCGTGATCTTCGGTCAGGGGAGCATGGGGTTGGAGTGCTTGCAGATCGCCCGCATCAGCGGCGCGGGGCGCATCATTACCGTGGACGTGCGGGACGAAGCGCTCGCGGTCTCGCGCGAACTCGGTGCGGATCACGCGCTCAACGCGAACGCGGGCGACGTGGTCGCGGCCATACGCGACCTGACCGAAGGCAACGGAGCGGACGTAGTTTTTGAGTGTGCGGGGGGAAGCCCGAAACAGGGACTCGCGGGGAACCGGTCGCTCCTGAACGCACTCGACGCGGTCCGCTCTGGCGGGAAGGTCATCGGCGTATCGTGGTTCGGCGGCCCGCTCGAAGTGAACATCGACTACCTCCGGGAGCGCAGCTTGCGTTACCTGTTCCCGGACATCAGCACGCTCGGCCACCTCGAACACACCGTGCGGCTGGTCGCGTCCGGGCGCGTGCGCCTCAAACCGACCATCACGCACGTTCTGTCCGGCATCGGCGCGGTCCCGCGAGCGTTCGAGATCACCGCGCAAAAGGGGAAGTACAAGGCCATCAATCCCGCACAGGTGATGATGCGCGGGTGA
- a CDS encoding hybrid sensor histidine kinase/response regulator, whose protein sequence is MNSPRSLNVLLVEDNPDDELLISRELRKGGLAFGAERIATRDQFHAALDRGGWDIILADYALPGFSGLEALSILRARESRVPFILVSGTVGEEIAVDAIRAGAHDYLLKQNLIRLVPAVTRAIREAHERRQREATEHALQEHRERLELIYNSVSGFLAFLTRTPEGRWLYTSVNRAFVLKLGETGQAIPVDRLLGREVEDVEANEFRLDAETIRWFAELRHRAIGAGRPVTAERELRLVAGVFVGEFTFIPVVGPDGACRHLLIDGRDVTAQRRAEEQDRRIRDHMIQAHKLEALGTLAGGIAHDFNNILTGIFGFAELAKMAPDLTSARRQSEEIIRAAHRAKELVGRILTFSRQQPTNRQPVPLTDVVRELVPLMRASFPKSVELAVRLPEPGAGPGVLADSGQLQQVVLNLCTNATHAMPAGGHLVLAVEAAALTDPVPTDLAPLVAGPHAKLTVSDTGAGMAPDTLRRVFEPFFTTKPVGQGTGLGLSVVHGIVRDHRGAIRVTSAVGRGTTFEIFLPVVAGSRAEDTPAPPVPTGRGERVLCVDDDPVLVAVTAHLLTELGYEPVPFTDPVAAFAEFSAGPAAFAAVLTDNRMPTWSGVELARRVSQLRTELPIVLVSGAVDPEALSSFQALRYRHLLAKPYTLAQLAQVMSHAVGRGG, encoded by the coding sequence ATGAATTCGCCCCGTTCGTTGAACGTTCTGCTCGTTGAAGACAACCCGGACGACGAGCTCCTCATCTCCCGCGAGTTGCGGAAGGGCGGGCTGGCGTTCGGGGCCGAGCGGATCGCCACCCGCGACCAGTTCCACGCCGCCCTCGACCGCGGCGGCTGGGACATCATCCTCGCGGACTACGCCCTGCCCGGGTTCAGCGGGCTGGAGGCCCTGTCCATTTTGCGGGCGCGGGAGTCGCGAGTGCCGTTCATCCTCGTGTCCGGTACCGTCGGCGAGGAAATTGCGGTCGACGCGATCCGGGCCGGGGCGCACGACTACCTGCTGAAACAGAACCTGATCCGACTGGTGCCCGCGGTCACCCGCGCGATCCGGGAGGCGCACGAGCGCCGGCAGCGGGAGGCGACCGAGCACGCCCTTCAGGAACACCGCGAGCGCCTGGAACTGATCTACAACAGCGTGTCCGGGTTCCTCGCCTTCCTGACCCGTACCCCGGAGGGCCGGTGGTTGTACACGAGCGTCAACCGGGCGTTCGTGCTGAAACTGGGAGAAACCGGCCAAGCCATTCCGGTCGACCGGCTGTTGGGGCGCGAGGTCGAGGACGTTGAAGCGAACGAGTTCCGCCTGGACGCCGAGACGATCCGCTGGTTCGCCGAACTCCGGCACCGGGCGATCGGTGCCGGCCGCCCGGTTACGGCCGAACGGGAACTGCGACTGGTGGCGGGCGTGTTCGTCGGGGAGTTCACGTTCATCCCCGTCGTCGGCCCGGACGGGGCGTGCCGCCACCTGTTGATCGACGGGCGGGACGTGACGGCCCAGCGGCGCGCGGAAGAGCAGGACCGCCGGATCCGCGACCACATGATTCAGGCCCACAAACTCGAAGCCCTCGGTACCCTCGCGGGCGGGATCGCTCACGATTTTAATAACATTTTGACCGGGATCTTCGGGTTCGCCGAACTCGCGAAAATGGCCCCCGACCTGACCAGCGCCCGGCGCCAATCCGAGGAGATCATTCGGGCCGCGCACCGGGCCAAGGAACTGGTCGGGCGGATCCTCACGTTCTCCCGCCAGCAGCCGACCAACCGGCAACCGGTTCCCCTGACCGACGTGGTGCGGGAACTCGTTCCCCTGATGCGGGCGTCCTTTCCGAAGTCCGTCGAACTCGCCGTTCGGCTCCCGGAACCGGGGGCCGGGCCGGGGGTGCTGGCCGACAGCGGGCAGCTCCAACAGGTGGTTCTGAACCTGTGTACGAACGCGACCCACGCCATGCCCGCCGGCGGGCACCTGGTACTCGCGGTCGAAGCCGCCGCCCTGACGGACCCGGTTCCCACCGATCTCGCGCCACTCGTCGCCGGCCCCCACGCCAAACTCACCGTCTCGGACACCGGTGCGGGCATGGCGCCCGATACGCTCCGCCGGGTGTTTGAACCGTTCTTCACCACCAAACCGGTCGGCCAGGGCACGGGGCTCGGCTTGTCCGTCGTTCACGGTATCGTCCGGGATCACCGGGGGGCGATCCGGGTGACGAGTGCCGTCGGCCGGGGGACGACGTTCGAGATCTTCTTGCCGGTGGTGGCGGGGTCGAGGGCCGAGGACACCCCGGCGCCGCCGGTCCCCACCGGCCGGGGCGAGCGGGTGCTGTGCGTGGACGACGACCCGGTCCTGGTGGCCGTGACCGCTCACCTGCTTACGGAACTGGGTTACGAACCGGTACCGTTCACCGATCCGGTGGCCGCGTTCGCCGAGTTCTCTGCCGGGCCGGCCGCATTTGCCGCGGTCCTCACGGACAACCGGATGCCGACGTGGTCCGGTGTGGAGCTCGCGCGCCGGGTGTCTCAACTGCGGACCGAGCTGCCCATCGTTCTCGTTTCCGGGGCAGTCGATCCAGAGGCCCTCTCGTCCTTTCAGGCGCTACGGTACCGGCACCTGTTGGCCAAGCCGTACACGCTCGCGCAACTGGCGCAAGTGATGAGCCACGCGGTCGGGCGCGGCGGTTGA
- a CDS encoding response regulator produces MSTASILLVEDNEDDIALTLRAFRKANIANSVVVARDGVEALDYLFGTGTHAGRDATQLPAVILLDLKLPRVDGLEVLRRLRSTPATRMIRTVILTSSKEEQDVSQSYELGACSYIRKPVDFDKFLHAVSTLGVYWLLLNETPPIPRPTL; encoded by the coding sequence ATGAGCACCGCGAGCATCCTCCTCGTCGAGGACAACGAAGACGATATTGCCCTGACGCTCAGGGCGTTCCGTAAGGCGAACATTGCCAACTCCGTCGTCGTGGCCCGCGACGGGGTGGAGGCGCTCGACTACTTGTTCGGAACGGGGACGCACGCGGGGCGGGACGCGACTCAACTGCCCGCCGTCATTCTCCTGGATTTGAAGCTGCCGCGCGTGGACGGGCTGGAGGTGCTCCGGCGGCTGCGGAGTACGCCCGCCACGCGGATGATCCGCACGGTCATCCTCACGTCCTCCAAGGAGGAACAGGACGTGTCCCAGAGCTACGAACTCGGGGCTTGCAGCTACATCCGCAAGCCGGTCGATTTCGATAAGTTCCTCCACGCCGTGAGTACCCTCGGCGTGTACTGGTTGCTGCTCAACGAGACCCCCCCCATTCCCCGACCCACTCTATGA
- a CDS encoding PAS domain-containing sensor histidine kinase: MVIVLFLQLLPLLAPAQKANDREPLTTAAAVRALTPDEAKAPRFIQITGVVTLSHARGSELFVQDGTSGIYVQARALPAGVRPGTRVRVTGQSRAGWFSPFVVGVTVEALGTEPLPTALPFNFSQPEARWLDAQFVQVYCLVRDVRAVKGGAGLLVEGTAGLGILAFREPVPEEDLRRRVGSVVRARGVCVPEFDPAGRVTGNVRVLLQSLNEVTAVESATPVRTIQYLRRFLPGVSPIPLVRTTGVVTGRFADDVLLVQDDTGGYTVRLRTEAPADIGPGTRVEVSGFLAWNGDRIAVRSADVTALGTAPLPEPRDIASEPDLAAADACRVRFQGRVTEASAGRLTLVRDGMTVSVRVPADWGPGAEVESVVTVTGALASRFDVSTGLIILPLAPADVVVVAPPDRPRITRGQVAVALAAGTGVALVGTVWVLALRRAVRTRTHQLRESEQKFATAFHASPDAAVLARVADGKFLEVNDGFCRLIGYSREQVLGRSVTEENWFDPESRTRVLDAARSGEIVRDQPATVRDATGRAHEVAISSIPVTVGGDRCRLDIIRDVTEQNRAERAARNEKLFTDTIIESMPGILYFYDAQGRFLRWNRNFETVSGYSAAEVAHMHPLDFFSDQDKALVAQRIAAVFETGEAFIEAPFLSKDGRTVPFYLTGRRVTFEGQACLVGIGIDVSARQAAETRLAESEREYRELVELANSIILRWNPEGRVTLLNEFGLRFFGYAAEEIVGRHVMDTIVPSTESTGRDLRDLMAHVCADPKSFEQNVNENVRKNGARAWIAWTNRIIFDAQGRVVEILSIGTDVTAQRRAEQALAASERKFAALFHMAPMALSLSTGAGELVDVNQAFTDLYGVPREHVVGRRAVDVPGLYTSPDDRAELYEVLRRDGRIRNLVRTRPRADGTPVTTIASVELIDLDGSPHVLTAIADISSQKQAQEALREANATLERRVAERTDELVAANNELEAFCYSVSHDLRAPLRSIDGFSQAVLEDYQDRLDPEGASFLRRIRAAAGRMGELIDDLLTLSQVTRADLRRERVDLSAMASEVVRALQHASPERAVDVSVAPGLGADGDRNLFRILLDNLIGNAWKYTGKTPRARIEVGCEERDGAPAFFVRDNGAGFDPAYAHKLFQPFQRLHRADEFPGHGIGLATVLRIVRRHGGTVSASGSVGTGARFWFTMTKHDSGTAL, encoded by the coding sequence GTGGTCATCGTTCTCTTTCTGCAGCTACTCCCTTTACTCGCGCCCGCGCAGAAGGCTAACGACCGCGAGCCGCTGACGACCGCGGCCGCCGTCCGCGCGTTGACCCCGGATGAGGCGAAAGCGCCCCGCTTCATCCAGATCACCGGGGTCGTGACCCTCTCCCACGCGCGCGGTTCAGAGCTGTTCGTTCAAGACGGGACCTCGGGCATCTACGTGCAAGCACGCGCGCTGCCGGCCGGGGTGAGGCCGGGAACGCGCGTTCGTGTAACGGGCCAGTCGCGCGCGGGGTGGTTCTCACCGTTCGTGGTGGGCGTCACCGTCGAGGCACTGGGAACCGAGCCACTACCGACCGCGCTGCCGTTCAATTTCTCGCAACCCGAGGCCCGGTGGCTCGACGCCCAGTTCGTCCAAGTGTACTGCCTGGTCCGGGACGTGAGGGCGGTGAAGGGCGGCGCGGGGCTCCTTGTTGAAGGGACCGCGGGGCTGGGAATACTCGCGTTCCGTGAACCCGTTCCAGAAGAGGACCTGCGCCGCCGGGTCGGGTCGGTCGTCCGCGCGCGCGGGGTGTGCGTGCCCGAATTCGATCCCGCCGGGCGGGTCACCGGGAACGTCCGCGTGCTGCTCCAGTCGTTGAACGAAGTGACCGCGGTTGAATCGGCCACGCCCGTTCGCACGATCCAGTACCTCCGGCGGTTCCTGCCGGGCGTGTCGCCGATCCCGTTGGTGCGGACGACCGGGGTAGTTACCGGACGGTTCGCCGACGACGTGCTGCTCGTCCAGGACGATACCGGCGGGTACACGGTCCGGCTCCGAACGGAGGCGCCCGCGGACATCGGTCCGGGCACGCGCGTGGAAGTGAGCGGCTTTTTAGCCTGGAACGGCGACCGCATCGCCGTGCGGAGCGCCGACGTGACCGCGCTCGGCACGGCCCCGCTGCCCGAACCGCGGGACATCGCGTCCGAGCCGGATCTCGCGGCGGCGGACGCCTGTCGCGTGCGCTTTCAGGGGCGCGTGACCGAGGCGAGCGCGGGCCGACTCACGCTCGTGCGGGACGGCATGACCGTGTCGGTGCGGGTGCCCGCCGATTGGGGGCCGGGGGCGGAAGTGGAGAGCGTTGTGACGGTAACCGGCGCGCTCGCCAGCCGGTTCGACGTGTCCACGGGCCTGATTATTCTGCCCCTCGCGCCGGCCGACGTGGTCGTGGTCGCGCCCCCCGATCGCCCCCGAATCACCCGGGGCCAGGTGGCGGTGGCGCTCGCCGCCGGAACGGGCGTCGCGCTGGTGGGCACGGTGTGGGTGCTCGCCCTCCGGCGCGCCGTCCGCACGCGCACCCACCAGCTCCGGGAATCCGAACAGAAGTTCGCGACGGCCTTTCACGCGAGCCCGGACGCGGCCGTGCTCGCGCGGGTCGCCGACGGGAAATTCTTGGAGGTGAACGACGGGTTCTGTCGGCTCATCGGCTACAGCCGGGAACAGGTGCTCGGCCGGTCCGTCACCGAGGAGAACTGGTTCGACCCCGAGTCCCGTACCCGGGTGCTCGACGCGGCCCGCTCGGGTGAGATCGTCCGGGACCAACCGGCAACCGTGCGCGACGCGACCGGGCGCGCGCACGAGGTGGCGATCTCGTCCATTCCCGTGACCGTCGGCGGCGACCGGTGCCGCCTCGACATCATCCGGGACGTGACCGAGCAGAACCGGGCGGAGCGGGCCGCGCGCAACGAGAAGCTGTTCACCGACACCATCATCGAGAGCATGCCCGGCATCCTCTACTTCTACGATGCCCAGGGGCGGTTCCTGCGCTGGAACCGGAACTTCGAGACGGTCTCCGGCTACTCGGCCGCGGAGGTCGCGCACATGCACCCGCTCGACTTCTTCTCCGATCAGGATAAGGCGCTCGTGGCCCAGCGGATCGCGGCGGTTTTCGAGACCGGGGAGGCGTTCATCGAGGCCCCGTTCCTGTCCAAGGACGGGCGCACCGTGCCCTTTTATCTCACCGGTCGGCGCGTCACATTCGAGGGGCAGGCGTGTCTGGTCGGGATCGGTATCGACGTCTCCGCGCGCCAGGCCGCCGAGACGCGCCTGGCGGAGAGCGAGCGCGAGTACCGTGAACTGGTGGAACTCGCCAACAGCATCATCCTGCGCTGGAACCCGGAGGGGCGGGTCACGCTGCTCAACGAGTTCGGCTTGCGCTTTTTTGGCTACGCGGCCGAGGAGATCGTCGGGCGCCACGTGATGGACACGATCGTGCCGTCCACCGAGAGCACCGGGCGCGACCTGCGGGACCTGATGGCCCACGTGTGCGCGGACCCGAAATCGTTCGAGCAGAACGTCAACGAGAACGTGCGCAAAAACGGCGCGCGCGCGTGGATCGCGTGGACCAATCGCATCATATTCGACGCCCAGGGGCGGGTCGTCGAGATCCTGAGCATCGGCACGGACGTCACCGCCCAGCGGCGCGCGGAGCAGGCCCTGGCCGCCTCCGAGCGGAAGTTCGCCGCGCTCTTTCACATGGCCCCGATGGCCCTGTCGCTCTCGACGGGGGCCGGGGAACTGGTGGACGTGAACCAGGCGTTTACCGACCTGTACGGCGTGCCGCGCGAGCACGTGGTCGGGCGCCGGGCGGTCGACGTGCCCGGGCTTTACACCTCACCAGATGACCGGGCCGAATTGTACGAGGTGCTGCGCCGCGACGGGCGCATCCGGAACCTCGTGCGGACGCGCCCGCGCGCCGACGGGACGCCGGTAACCACCATCGCCTCGGTCGAGTTGATCGATCTCGACGGGAGCCCGCACGTCCTCACGGCCATCGCCGACATCTCGTCCCAGAAGCAGGCCCAGGAAGCGCTCCGCGAGGCGAACGCGACACTCGAGCGGCGCGTCGCCGAGCGCACGGACGAACTGGTTGCCGCGAACAACGAACTCGAGGCGTTTTGTTATTCGGTTTCTCACGACCTCCGCGCCCCGCTCCGCTCCATCGACGGGTTCAGCCAGGCCGTGCTGGAGGACTACCAGGACCGATTGGACCCCGAGGGCGCGAGCTTCCTGCGGCGGATCCGCGCCGCGGCCGGGCGGATGGGCGAACTCATTGACGATTTGCTGACCCTCTCACAGGTGACACGGGCCGACTTGCGCCGCGAGCGCGTGGACCTGTCCGCGATGGCGTCCGAGGTCGTCCGCGCGCTGCAGCACGCGAGCCCCGAGCGCGCGGTCGACGTGTCCGTCGCCCCGGGGCTGGGCGCCGACGGGGACCGGAACCTGTTCCGCATCCTGCTCGACAACCTGATCGGGAACGCCTGGAAGTACACGGGTAAAACGCCCCGCGCGCGGATCGAGGTCGGGTGCGAAGAGCGCGACGGCGCGCCCGCGTTCTTCGTCCGCGACAACGGGGCGGGGTTCGACCCGGCCTACGCGCACAAACTGTTCCAGCCGTTCCAGCGGCTGCACCGGGCGGACGAGTTCCCGGGCCACGGCATCGGGCTGGCCACGGTCCTCCGGATCGTCCGGCGGCACGGCGGAACCGTTTCCGCGTCGGGTTCCGTTGGAACCGGCGCCCGCTTTTGGTTTACAATGACGAAACACGATTCCGGGACGGCACTATGA